Genomic DNA from Chloroflexota bacterium:
ACCCGTGTTTCGCCAGTTGCTTCGCCAGCGGCAGATCAGCCGCACTTCGATGATCCCACATCGCCCCATCCGTAAATGATACTCAATCTCAGTACATCGAGTATAACACAGGGGCAGGGAAGGCACAAATACGCTGGCGACGTCGGGCCCTTCGTGGCAGTGGGTCGATGCTGCGCCTATGTCGGCATCGCCCCATCCCCGCCGGGGCCCAGAACGGTTACGGCGTCCCCCCTTCTTTGACACCTTCTCCGTTTTGTAATAGAATGCACGAAATTTCGAGGGAATAGGGAAAGGGATCGAGGTGCCAGCCGTCTCTCTTTCGGCGCGGCCGGCGCTATCACTATGGGAGGGAACATGCTCGTCGATTACGTGCCGATCCTGATTTTGCTCTTCCTCTCCACGGCGTTGGCCGTGATCGCTTTGCTTTTTCCCACCCTGTTAGGACCTAAGCGTCCAACCCCCACCAAACTGGAGCCATACGAGTCGGGCTTGCGGCCCTTCTCTCTTCCCCGTCGCCGCTTCCCCGTGCACTACTACATGGTGGCCATCCTCTTCGTGCTGTTCGATATCGAGGTGCTCTTCCTGTATCCGTGGGCCGTCCTCCTGCGTCGCCTGCGCTGGTTCGGCATCATCGAGATGGCCGTCTTCCTGGGGATCCTGCTGGTAGGTTACATCTACGCGTGGCGAAAAGGGGGATTGGATTGGCTGTAACGCCCACCAGCGCCTGCCGGGCGTTTTCCACCGGCAGTTGGATCTGACCTCACCGCCTCGATCCATATCGCTCAGAGCGAAACAACCGATTGCATATCCTACCCGATCAGGGTTGACGACGCCGACGGGACGAAAGTTTTGTCAGAGGAGCTCAACCGAAGCCGGAGATGAAAGCGAGGCGGAAGCCACAGGCATCCGCCCATGAGGAGCGAGCGATGGAGCATGACTTTTCCCTGGCCGCAGGGCAAGAGGGCATGAACTCGCAGGGATATGTGCTGACCACTCTGGAACAGATGATCAATTGGAGTCGGCGCTACTCGGTCTGGCCGCTGCTGTTCGGCCTGGCCTGCTGCGCCATCGAGATGATCACCTCCGGCACCAGCCGCCACGACATCTCCCGCTTCGGCTCGGAGGTCTTCCGGGCCTCCCCACGACAGGCGGACCTGATGATCGTGGCCGGGCGGGTGTCCAACAAGATGGCCCCCGTCATCAAGCGCCTGTACGACCAGATGCTGGAGCCCAAGTGGGTCATCGCCATGGGCATCTGCGCCTCCGCCGGAGGGCCCTTCAACAACTACGCCATCATCCAGGGGGTGGACAAGATCATCCCGGTGGATGTGTATATCCCCGGCTGCCCTCCCAGGCCGGAGGCCCTCTTCTACGGCCTGGAGAAGCTGCAAGCCAAGATCTCTCGTGAGCGGGCGGCCATGCGCGGGGACCTCCCCTGGCTACGCAAGCAGGCCGCCATGCCGGAGGAGGGGTAAACCGTGGCTTATAGGGCCATGAGCGAGACGGTCATGTCAGTCCCCTATAGCCCCGACGTGGAAGGGGAACGCCGGGTGGTCAACGAGCTCCAGAGGCGCTTCCCGGACGCCGTCCTGGCGACCGAGGAGTGCTGCGGCGACCAGATCGTGACCATCCAGCCCGACCACCTGCTGGAGATCGCTCGCTTCCTGCGGGACGATCCGGAGATGCGCTTCGATCACTGCGTGGACGTCACCTCCTACGACCGGCTGGGCCTGGGCGAGGAGCCCCGCTTCGTAGCCGTCTACCAGCTTCACTCCATTCCCTTCAACCGCCGCCTGCGGCTGTTGGTCCCCCTATCCGGCCGGGACAAGCCCACCGTCCCCTCGGTCGTGGATATCTGGCCGACGGCTAACTGGCTGGAGCGAGAGGTCTACGACTTGATGGGGATCCGTTTCCAGGGGCATCCGGACCTGCGCCGCATCCTGATGCCCAACGATTGGGAGGGACACCCCCTGCGCAAGGACTACCCGCGCGGGGGCGAGCCGATCCCCTTCACGGTAAACTGGTCCGACCCGGAGTTCGAGAGCCTGGGCCGCCAGATCCTTCGGCCGGAGATCCCGCCGCAGGAGATCCCCCCGGGCATGAACCCGGAGCAGCACCTGATCATCAACATGGGGCCACAGCACCCCTCCACCCACGGCGTGCTGCGGCTGATCGTGGAGCTGGAAGGGGAACGGGTCGTCCGGGTGACGCCGGACGTGGGCTACCTGCACTCCGGCTTTGAGAAGCAGGGGGAGAGCGTTCGCTACAAGGATTTCGTCTACTACACCGACCGCCTGGATTACACGGCGGCCATGAACAACAACCTGGGCTACGTCCTGGCCGTCGAGAAGCTGCTGGGGATCGAGGTGCCGCCGCGGGCGCAGGTCATCCGCGTTATCGTGGCCGAACTACAGCGCATCGCCGCCCACCTGGTCTGGCTGGGCACCCACGCCATGGACATCTCGGGCACCATCCACGCGCTGCTGATGTACGTCTTCCGGGAGCGGGAGATGATCCTGGACATGTTCGAGATGATCTGCGGCGCCCGGCTGACCACCTCCTACATCCGCATCGGCGGCGTATGGCGCGATCTACCGCCCGCCTTCGAGTCCCGGGCGCGGGACTTCCTGGCGCTGATGCCCGCCCGCCTGGACGAGTACGAACGCATGCTGACGGACAACCCCGTCTGGCGCAAGCGCACCCAGGGGATCGGCAAGCTGACGGCGAAGCAGGCCATCGCCCTGGGCGTCACCGGCCCCCTGCTGCGAGCGGCCGGCGTCCCCTATGACCTGCGCAAGGTGCGCCCCTACTCGGGGTATGAGAACTACGATTTCGAGATCCCGACGTCAACCGACGGGGACGCGTACGCACGCTACCTGGTGCGCGTGAACGAGATGCGCCAGAGCCTGCGTATCATCGAGCAGGCTTTGGACAACCTCCCCGACGGGCCGTACAAGACGAGGAACCACAAGGTGGCGTTGCCCCCACGGGAGGAGCTGGACACCAGCATGGAGGCTCTGATCCACCACTTCAAACTGGTCACCGAGGGGCTCAAGCCGCCGCCCGGACAGGTTTACATGAGCACGGAGAATCCCAAGGGAGAGTTCGGGATCTTCATCGTCAGCGATGGCAGCGCGCATCCATATCGGCTGCGGGTGCGCGGCCCCTCCTTCGTCAACCTCCAGGCGCTGGACCCCATGTCCCGCGGCCATCTGGTGGCGGATCTGGTGACCAACATCGGCTCCGTGGACATCGTGCTGGGCGAGGTGGATCGGTAAAGCGCGAGACCAGGGGGACAGGAGCGCGGCGTAACACGTAAGGCGCGGGGGAACCATATGCTTTCGGACGCAACCAAGCAAGAGATCCAAACCCTGATGCGAAGATACCCTCATCCCCGCTCGGCGTTGGGCCCGGCCCTCCACGTGGTGCAACGAGAGCTCGGCTGGGTGCCGCCGGAGGTGGAGGAGGAGGTGGCCGAGCTGTTCGGCCTGGACCCCGCGGAGGTACACGCCTTCGTCGGATTCTACAACATGTACTACAAAGCGCCCAAGGGGCTCTACCACCTGGAGATATGCACCAACGTCTCCTGCAAACTCCGCGGGGCGGACGAATGCGCTCGTCACTTAATGGAGAGGCTGGGGTTGAAGGGATGGGGAGAAACCACCGAGGACGGCCTCTTCACATTGGATCACGCCGAATGCCTCGGATCGTGCGGGACCGCCCCGGTGATGAGCGTGCGCAAGCGGGGCCAGGAGCTCCCCCGCTACTACGAGGCGCTGACCCCGGAGCGGATCGACGAGATCCTGGCCGAGCTGCGAGCTAACGCCGAACAGCCCCTGCCCGTGGAGCCGGAGCCGATGGGGCCGGCCCACTTCGGGGGCATGGAGCCCAAGGTCCTGCTGGCGCGGGTGACGAAGCCGGACTCCCATCGCCTGGCGACCTACGTGGAGGACGGGGGATACCAGGCGCTGCGGAAAGCCCTCTCGGAGATGACGCCCGAGCAGGTGGTCGAGACCGTGAAGCTCTCCGGGCTGCGGGGGCGCGGCGGCGCCGGCTTCCCGGCGGGCGTGAAGTGGTCCTTCATCCCCCAGGGCGTCTTCCCACGCTACCTGGTGTGCAACGCCGACGAGAGCGAGCCGGGCACCTTCAAGGACCGCATCCTGATGGAATACGACCCCCACCAGGTGCTGGAGGGGATCATCATCGCCGCATACGCCATCCAGGCGGAGAAGGCGTTCATCTACATCCGGGGGGAGTACGGGTTCCCATACGCCCGGCTGCAGCAGGCGATCCAGGAGGCCTACGAGAACAACTACCTGGGGCGGAACATCCTCGGGAGCAACTACAGCCTGGATGTGATCGTCCATCGCGGCGCCGGCGCGTACATTTGCGGCGAGGAGACGGCGCTGCTCTCCTCGCTGGAGGGACAGCGCGGGCACCCGAGGCTGAAGCCCCCCTTCCCCGCGTCGGAGGGGCTCTACCGCAAGCCGACCATTGTGAACAACGTGGAGACCCTGGCCAACGTGCCACACATCGTGAAGCACGGGGTGGAATGGTATCGCTCCTTCGGGACGGAGAGGAGCCCAGGCTTCCGCCTCTTCGCCCTCAGCGGCGAGGTGCGAAAGCCCGGCGTCTACGAGCTGCCCCACGGCATCACGCTGCGGGAGCTGATCTACGAGCACGCGGGGGGGACGCTGGATGATCGGCCGGTGAAGGCCATCGTCCCTGGCGGCCTCTCCATGCCCATACTGACCGCAGAGCATCTGGACACCCCCCTGGACTTCGAGTCCGTGCAGGAGGTCGGATCGCTCCTGGGCTCGGCCGGCATCATCGTCATGTGCGAAGGCACCTCGCTGATCGAGGTCATGGAGCGTACCATCGCCTTCTACCGCGAGGAGTCGTGCGGGAAATGCGCCCCCTGCCGTGAGGGGACGGGATGGCTGGAGAAGATCCTCCAGCGTATCCGCTCCGGGGAGGGGCGCAAAGAGGACCTGGACGAGATCCTTCGCCTGGCGAAGTTCATCGAACAGCAGACCTTCTGTCCCTTCGGCCCCGCAGCGGTCTGGGGGATCACCAGCGCCATCAAGCGATTCCGGGCGGAGCTGGAAGCGTATATTGAAGAGACGAACCCTACCGGCGAAGTCCCTCCATTGCCCGTGCGACCGGTCTATCGGCCGGATGTGGGGATGCCGGCGCACGAACGCGACTGAGCTGGGCTGGCAGAGGATGCGTGCATGACCGAATATGTCACCATCACGATAGACGGCAAAGAGATCAAGGCCCCCAAGGGGATCCCCTTGACGCGTGCGGCCAAAGCGGCCGGCATCGACATCCCGACCTTCTGCGCCCATCCAAAGCTGGAGCCCATCGGTGCCTGCCGCATGTGCCTGGTCGAGATCGAGACGCCGCGCGGGCTCCGGCTGACGACGGCGTGCACGACGCCCGTCACGGAGGGCCTGACGGTCCATTACGACAGCCCTCGCGCCCGAGAGGCCCGAGAGGCCACGCTGGAGTTCATCCTCGCCAACCACCCCCTGGATTGCCCCATCTGCGACAAGGGCGGCGAGTGCATCCTCCAGGACCAGGCGATGGAGCACGGGCCGGGAGAGAGCCACTTCATCGAGGAGAAGGTACACAAAGACAAACACCGCCTCATCTCCGACCTGATCCTGCTGGACCAGGAGCGCTGCGTCGTCTGCTGGCGTTGCATCCGCTACCTGGAGGAGTGGGAGGACAAGCCGCAACTGGGGCTCTACCATCGGGGCGGGGAGACCGTGATCGACATCCACCCGGATCACCCGGTGACCGCCAAGACCAGCGGCAACATCATCGACATCTGCCCCGTGGGGGCGCTGACCAGCCGGATCTCCCGCTTCCAGTACCGGCCCTGGCGCCTGACCCGGGTGCCCAGCGTATGCATCCACTGCTCGCAGGGGTGCAATCTGCGCATCGATGTGCGCACCAACCAGGTACGGCGCATCGTCAGCCGGGAGAACGCGGCCGTCAACGATCAATGGATCTGCGACAAGGGGCGGTTCGCCCAGGGATTCTTCCACCATTCCGAGCGGCTCAGCCAGCCGCTCATCCGGGAGGGCGGAGAACTGCGTCCGGCCACATGGGACGAGGCGCTGCAGCGGGTCGTGGATGAGCTGTCCCGCAGGGCCCGGGAGCAACCGGAGGCGGTGGGCGCCATCGGATCGCCCAAGGCGAGCAATGAGGCCAACTACCTGCTGCAGAAGTTCTTCCGCCTGATGGTGGACACCAACAACATCGACCATCGGGGCGGCGGGGACGTCCTGGCCGATCCCCGAGGGCTGTCCTCCATCGAGGAAATCCACCGGGCGGACCTGTTCGTCCTGGTGGGCGTACATCTGGCAGAGGAGCCGCCCGTCCTGGCCATGTTCTTCAAGCGGGCCGTCAAGCGGAACGGCGCCAGGGTGATCGTCATCCACCCGCGCCGGACCGAGGACGCGGCCTACGGATTGCACCTGCCCGCGCTGCCGGGCACGGAGGCGGTGGTCCTGAACGGCCTGATGGCCCTTCTGATCCAGCACGAGCGCTTCGAGCGGCTGGTGCGGCGCATAGCGGGCGGGCGAGAGCTCCTGGCGGAGCTGGAGGCGTTCCCGCCCCAGGTCGTCGCGGGCCTGAGCGAGGTGGACGCGAGCGCGCTGCAACAGGCGGCCGCGCTCCTACAGGAAAGCGAGCGTCCGCTGGTCCTATACGGCCCCGACGTGGTGCGCGGCCGGGAGGCCCAGGCCAGCGCGGCCGCGCTGGCCAATCTGGAGCTCCTGCTCGGGCGCGATCGTGTGGCCTACATGGGCCCCGACGCCAACAGCCAGGGCGCCCGAGACATGGGCGTGTTGCCCGCCTATCTGCCCGGCCATATGCCCGTCACCGACGCCGGGGCACGAGAGCGGCTCCGCCGCCTGTGGGGTAGCGAGGTGCCGGAGGAGCCGGGCCTGACCTATACGCAGATGCTGACGGCGGCCGCGAACGGCGACCTGAAGGCGCTGTACGTCATGGGCGCCGACCCCGCGTCGGAGGGGGCCTGGGCAGCCGCCGCGCTGGAGAACCTGGACTTCCTGGTCGTCCAGGACGCGTTCCTGACCGAGACGGCGAAGCGGGCCGATGTGGTGCTGCCCGCGACGACGTACGCGGAGACGAACGGCACCTACACCAATCTGGAGCGCCGGGTGCAGCGGGCGCCTCAGGCCTTTCGCCCCTGGCAGCAGGCGCGGCCGGATTGGGAGATTCTCACCGAGCTGGCCCGCCGCTGGCCTATCCGAACGGCCGGGGAGACGCGCCGACGCAAGCGCAAGAAGGCAAAGCGCTCCCCGCAGGAGCGATGGAGCTACGCCTCTATCCAGGAGGTGCTGCGCGAGATCACGCGAGCGGTGCCCCAATACGCCGGGCTGGAGTGGGAGGCCCTGGGCGAGCAGGGGCAGCAGTGGCCGCTGGACGACCTCGGCAGGCCCCGGAGATTCCAGGAGGTGGCCCCACCGCACGCACTCACGGATCCGGAACGCCCATTCCGGCTGCTGGTCGATCGGCTCCTGTACGACCACGGGACGCTGATCCGCACGACGCCACAACTCGGCAGCCTGCTGGCGGAGCCGGCGGCGCGCCTGAACCCCGAGGATATGAAGCGTCTGGGGATTCAGGACGGGGATCCGGTGCGGGTGTCCTCGCCGCACGGGGCTGCCCGCCCGGCCGGATCGCACGGTGCGCCCGGGCGTGGTGGCCCTGGCGTACAGCCTGCCCGGGGCGCCGGCGGAGACGCTGATGGGGACCACCGGGCCGGGGATACTCGTCGACGTCCAGAAGAGGGGATAAGGATCTGGTATGTCTACGAGAGAACAGATCATTGAACTGCTCCGTGAGCATTACCCTTTCCTTGCCGCTGAATATGGCGTCAAG
This window encodes:
- the nuoD gene encoding NADH dehydrogenase (quinone) subunit D produces the protein MSVPYSPDVEGERRVVNELQRRFPDAVLATEECCGDQIVTIQPDHLLEIARFLRDDPEMRFDHCVDVTSYDRLGLGEEPRFVAVYQLHSIPFNRRLRLLVPLSGRDKPTVPSVVDIWPTANWLEREVYDLMGIRFQGHPDLRRILMPNDWEGHPLRKDYPRGGEPIPFTVNWSDPEFESLGRQILRPEIPPQEIPPGMNPEQHLIINMGPQHPSTHGVLRLIVELEGERVVRVTPDVGYLHSGFEKQGESVRYKDFVYYTDRLDYTAAMNNNLGYVLAVEKLLGIEVPPRAQVIRVIVAELQRIAAHLVWLGTHAMDISGTIHALLMYVFREREMILDMFEMICGARLTTSYIRIGGVWRDLPPAFESRARDFLALMPARLDEYERMLTDNPVWRKRTQGIGKLTAKQAIALGVTGPLLRAAGVPYDLRKVRPYSGYENYDFEIPTSTDGDAYARYLVRVNEMRQSLRIIEQALDNLPDGPYKTRNHKVALPPREELDTSMEALIHHFKLVTEGLKPPPGQVYMSTENPKGEFGIFIVSDGSAHPYRLRVRGPSFVNLQALDPMSRGHLVADLVTNIGSVDIVLGEVDR
- the nuoF gene encoding NADH-quinone oxidoreductase subunit NuoF — protein: MRRYPHPRSALGPALHVVQRELGWVPPEVEEEVAELFGLDPAEVHAFVGFYNMYYKAPKGLYHLEICTNVSCKLRGADECARHLMERLGLKGWGETTEDGLFTLDHAECLGSCGTAPVMSVRKRGQELPRYYEALTPERIDEILAELRANAEQPLPVEPEPMGPAHFGGMEPKVLLARVTKPDSHRLATYVEDGGYQALRKALSEMTPEQVVETVKLSGLRGRGGAGFPAGVKWSFIPQGVFPRYLVCNADESEPGTFKDRILMEYDPHQVLEGIIIAAYAIQAEKAFIYIRGEYGFPYARLQQAIQEAYENNYLGRNILGSNYSLDVIVHRGAGAYICGEETALLSSLEGQRGHPRLKPPFPASEGLYRKPTIVNNVETLANVPHIVKHGVEWYRSFGTERSPGFRLFALSGEVRKPGVYELPHGITLRELIYEHAGGTLDDRPVKAIVPGGLSMPILTAEHLDTPLDFESVQEVGSLLGSAGIIVMCEGTSLIEVMERTIAFYREESCGKCAPCREGTGWLEKILQRIRSGEGRKEDLDEILRLAKFIEQQTFCPFGPAAVWGITSAIKRFRAELEAYIEETNPTGEVPPLPVRPVYRPDVGMPAHERD
- a CDS encoding NADH-quinone oxidoreductase subunit B, yielding MEHDFSLAAGQEGMNSQGYVLTTLEQMINWSRRYSVWPLLFGLACCAIEMITSGTSRHDISRFGSEVFRASPRQADLMIVAGRVSNKMAPVIKRLYDQMLEPKWVIAMGICASAGGPFNNYAIIQGVDKIIPVDVYIPGCPPRPEALFYGLEKLQAKISRERAAMRGDLPWLRKQAAMPEEG
- the nuoG gene encoding NADH-quinone oxidoreductase subunit NuoG translates to MTEYVTITIDGKEIKAPKGIPLTRAAKAAGIDIPTFCAHPKLEPIGACRMCLVEIETPRGLRLTTACTTPVTEGLTVHYDSPRAREAREATLEFILANHPLDCPICDKGGECILQDQAMEHGPGESHFIEEKVHKDKHRLISDLILLDQERCVVCWRCIRYLEEWEDKPQLGLYHRGGETVIDIHPDHPVTAKTSGNIIDICPVGALTSRISRFQYRPWRLTRVPSVCIHCSQGCNLRIDVRTNQVRRIVSRENAAVNDQWICDKGRFAQGFFHHSERLSQPLIREGGELRPATWDEALQRVVDELSRRAREQPEAVGAIGSPKASNEANYLLQKFFRLMVDTNNIDHRGGGDVLADPRGLSSIEEIHRADLFVLVGVHLAEEPPVLAMFFKRAVKRNGARVIVIHPRRTEDAAYGLHLPALPGTEAVVLNGLMALLIQHERFERLVRRIAGGRELLAELEAFPPQVVAGLSEVDASALQQAAALLQESERPLVLYGPDVVRGREAQASAAALANLELLLGRDRVAYMGPDANSQGARDMGVLPAYLPGHMPVTDAGARERLRRLWGSEVPEEPGLTYTQMLTAAANGDLKALYVMGADPASEGAWAAAALENLDFLVVQDAFLTETAKRADVVLPATTYAETNGTYTNLERRVQRAPQAFRPWQQARPDWEILTELARRWPIRTAGETRRRKRKKAKRSPQERWSYASIQEVLREITRAVPQYAGLEWEALGEQGQQWPLDDLGRPRRFQEVAPPHALTDPERPFRLLVDRLLYDHGTLIRTTPQLGSLLAEPAARLNPEDMKRLGIQDGDPVRVSSPHGAARPAGSHGAPGRGGPGVQPARGAGGDADGDHRAGDTRRRPEEGIRIWYVYERTDH
- the ndhC gene encoding NAD(P)H-quinone oxidoreductase subunit 3; this encodes MLVDYVPILILLFLSTALAVIALLFPTLLGPKRPTPTKLEPYESGLRPFSLPRRRFPVHYYMVAILFVLFDIEVLFLYPWAVLLRRLRWFGIIEMAVFLGILLVGYIYAWRKGGLDWL